The following is a genomic window from Pseudochaenichthys georgianus chromosome 9, fPseGeo1.2, whole genome shotgun sequence.
GTTTCACTGTTGAAAGGTCAAATCAATTATCCCAGGTGCCGCCATTTCTGTGTCCTTAAGTTACACATCGATGCTCAACTATATCATTTCTGGCAGTCTGCTTCATCAACATTTGGCTTGAATATGTATACACTAGGTCTGTAAAGGAATTGCAACACACCAACTTCCTAATTTCACAATGTGTGACATGGCAGATAAGTGCTTAACAATTTGATGTTCTTCACCACCTGCTACTGCTCTCTTCCCAGGTCTGCAATCATCTCACCCTCGAGAACCAGTCGTCTTCTACAGGTCCTGATGGTGATTACAACCCTTATAACAACAAGTGATAAACATGTTGTTTAAGAGCACAATGCAATTTGTCGACCATTGTTAAATCTCACAATTACTGGACTGTGAGCATATGTAGTCAGTGGCctttgcatgacattttcaGCCACCTCTTTTGGCAAAATTAGGCCTCTTTTTCAAGGGATTCAATATTGTGACTCCTTTTGTTGAAGCTTGAGGATCAATTCAAGTAGATTCATCTGCATTGTCAGCTCCTGAAATAACACATAAGAGTTGAAAAGAGTAAGTCAGGACATATATCACCATCTGCTAGACATTTGCTGCATCATAAAGAGCAAGTTTTCAATGCTACACTACCGTAGTATGCTTTTTATCTGCATTGAGTATAGACATTAACCTGAGGATTGGTGGTGATAAAAAAACCAGggactcccgccttctccaagGTGTTCTGCTGGTCAATCACTTTCTGATCCATTTCTGCTACAATCTTTTTATCCATCACCCGTTGTTCCTCTCGCACCCGAATTTCCAGAGCCTGATAACAAAACACAAAACTAAGTAAAACAATCATAAAATAGCAAACATCATAGTCCTTTCAGTACACAGAGGAATCAGGGTAATGCCTTACCTCTAACTCTGCTTGCTGGTTAGATTTCAGAAGCGTGAGGTTGTGAGACTTGCATGTCTGCAGAGCATCCTTGTGTTTTCGTAGAAGGTCTTGTTTGAATGCTACAAacggaaaaaaacaacaactaacATTTACTATTAAAATGATACACTTAGGACCAGTTCATTGAAGCATGTTTGTACTTGACATAGTTCTTGATTTGAGGGTACACAATTTGACATGCATCTCGTGATTTTCACTAAATTCCAAGCTGGTTTAATCTCGAAATTAATTTATATATCTGTCAAAAAACTAGTCCTTTAACCAAAACCTGCAAAAGGACCTAAAAAGGCAAAAACTCAAACAAAGATCAGCTGTTAAAAATACCAATGGAGCAAGAACATACTGTTTGTCCTTTAGTCAACCTAGAAAAAATAAGAATCTGTCACTAAATTGAACAACTGTAGAACTCATGAAATGTGTTTATGCAATTGAAGAATTATCTTAAAAAGGGGATACAAGCAAGATTTCAATTTCAAAGCTGGTTTATTAAAAAGTGtttggctcaacctcaccaatcACGCACCAACATTACTAGGCCAATCATGATTACAACTCTTCAGTAATTTTGCCtttatttcaaaataagagcacACTTCTCCCCATGAtaactttatcaaggatttacaAATCAATGCTTAAACTGCTTTTAAAGAATCAAATTGCCTGGATGAAAAAAAATAAGATTATTTGTTTAGCCTGAAATATGTTTGTTATTATATAAAGCTACATTTGGAGAACAGGGTTttgtatacattttattatccaggGTACAGGAATACACTTGCTTCTTAGAGCAGGCCTCATCAGTAACGGCATGTTTTCCTAGAGAGAAAGGTAGAGCACTCACCTTGGCGTTCACTGTGCAGCTTTTGCCTCTGGGTGTACAGATTTTTCTCTGTAAGGTGCTGAATATCCAGCAGCCCCTGAACAATCTCATAGACCGTCCCATCGATGAGAGCCAGAGCCAGGTCACCCAGCGTGCTGTAGGACAGCCGCTGCTGGAAGGAGCTAGCCAAggagaaaaacaaatacaaacatcAAGATGTAGTTGTATATCGCCCCTCAGACTGAGTGACATCTGAGTTGGTTGAAAGAAATTACCTTGGTAAATCTTTAACTAAGGTTTGCAGTTCAGATAACAGGTAGTAATGTCTTTCTTGGTGTTTTGCAGGATCGCCGTCAGTGACTCCGGGATAAACATCCATCTCCTTAACTGCATGGATGAACATATAAACACATTCAGCTAATGTAAAAGCCGGCTGAATTTATCCTACCAGTTTTGGTTAATTTAACTATTTTATCACAGAAACCGGTATGTAAGTTGTCTTTAGGAGACTAACGTACATATGACTATGTTCGTACGTTAACAAAAACCGGTTAAAGTTAGCCAAAAAATAGGAAAAGTGAGTGTTTGTATTAGCATGGATGTAGCTCATGTAGCTTCCTTTCAAATTTAGAAGAGGACCCCAATTGCTGTCTGTCAAGATGCCTGTCTGTAAAGACGCCTGCAGTAGCTCAATGTGTCCACCAGGTGGCTCATTGTATCACAGAAGGGACGCTCATGAGGACAGACACCTCCAAGGTAAGACCATACATTTACAGATATGATAAATTAGCACGTCAGCGTATCTTTAAATGCAATGACCTCAAATAAAATATGATTGTGAACGAGGTGAGGTATGAAAACGTAATTTCTAGAGCTGCAGTTTATTCTTTCATGTTTATTTCAGAATTGACATTTCCGACGATTCAAACATGTGGCTGGTTTGAAAGGCAACCAGTAGGAAAACAGTCCAGCTGCCCACACTGTGGCCACTGCGTTCAACCACAGACTGTAAAGGGTTCAACCACAGACTGTCCAACTTGCTGTGCTCACTCActcactgactgactgactggttGCTGCATGCGCGCCTGGGTCGCGCGCTACTGGTGGGCTGTGCGCTGTCACGCGCCGAAGGTGCCGTGAAATGAAGAAAACTCACTTGCGGAGGGGAAGAGCAGTATTTGTAAGAGCTCGTATGGGAACATAGGGGAGATTGGACCATTAGACCACTCGACTGAAAATGGCCAGAAACACATCTCTCTATTTTAGAATTGTCGAGGGCAGGAACCTCCCGGCCAAAGACGTGTAAGTAATTTCTGAATGGCATGTGCTTCTGTGGTCAAGTCTTATCTCTCACAATATACAGCTTTAACATTGTCTAACAGAAACGTATCATTTTAATTGGACAAGAAAAAAGTTCAGCCTAGTTCTAAATTGCCAGTTTATGTTATTGTCTGCTGTAAATTAGATACATTGAAGGAAGTAAAGTAAATTATCTCATGTTGTCATAATCTTTTTCTTGTCATTTTAAGCTCCGGAACCAGTGATCCATACTGCATTgtaaaagtagataatgaagttgTGGCCAGGTGAGTTCTCTCTGATTATAAAATGATGTGCATGAGAAATACACTTTGACACAGAGCCACAGCTGGAGGAAATATATTACCTACAGTCTATGTGtccatatttgaatatctttcaTCACAGTTGGGATATGTGCAGTTGTTAATTTTTGGCTGGTCTCCTGCTACTCTGCATAATGTAAACCCGGGTGCAGTGTGTATGATCAGGGTGGTGGTGCCCACAGCGTGACTCCTCCACCACAGAGAACCTGATACTGGTGTGGCCTTTAAAACACCCGCAGGTAACCATGGAGAGGCTGCATCAATTATTGCAGGGAGCTCCTGTAAGCAAGGAGAATGCTGGGAGCTGGTTCAGAGGTGATCCTCAGTGTGAGCGCAAACATACAGTTGATTTAATCCTCCAAAGTAGagaaaaattattattattgcctGTTTTATAGTACAGTAGAATATTTCCAACTGGTgctatttgacttttttttttaaatgtttgctgtGTGCAAGAACATGGGATGaattaattacattacatttcatttagctgacgcttttatccaaagtgacttacaataagtgcattcgaccaagaagatacaaacttgaagaaaacagaatcatataagtacattaggtttcatagagcaaaacaatttcaagtgctactcaacaggctttagataagccagtcctttgttagcatataagtgctttgttagtatctaAGTTAAttattctttttattttttattttttaaatgttatcgctcgaagtggagtcgaaagagatgagttttcagtctgcgccggaagatgtgtaagctttctgctgtcctgatgtcaatggggagctcattccacaatttttgagccaggatagcaaacctacgtgtttttgctgatgggaacttgggtccccctcgcagtgcgggtgcagcgagtcgtttggctgatgcagagcggagtgcacgtgctggggtgtatggtttaaccatgtcctggatataGGAAGGGCCCGaaccattcacagcatggtacgcaagtaccagtgtcttgaagtggattctagcagttaccggaagccagtgaagggagcggaggagcggtgtggtgtgggagaatttaggaaggttgaagacgagacgagccgctgcattctggatgagctgcagatgtcggatggcacatgcaggtagaccagccaggagggagttgcagtagtctaggcgtgagatgacgagagcctggaccagaagctgcgtcgctttctgggtcaggaggggacgtatcctcctgatgttgcaaagagtgtttctgcagcagcgggttgtagcagcaatgtttgcagtgaaggacagtttgttatctaggatcacacccagattccttgcagtctgagtcggggaaacagaaaacagaaacagaggagccaatgttgattgttaggtcaagagtgggacaatctttttcccggaagaaaaagcagttcagtcttgtcaaggttgagcttgaggtggtgagcagacatccactgagagatgtctgctagacaagcagagatgcttgCGAAAACCTGGGTTTCAGAACGGGGAAAAGACTAAATTAATTGAGTGTCGTCAGCATAGcaatggtatgaaaaaccatgcaggctaatgacagatccgagcgagtttgtgtacagagagaagaggaggggaccgaaGACAGAGCTCTGAGGTACCCCTGTagataattgacaagggtcagaCTCAGACcttctccaagttaccctgtaggtgcggtctttgaggtaggaggtgaggagggaaagtgtagagcctgaaactccaagttcttgaagagtgtgaaggaggatctgatggttcaccgtgttgaatgcagcagacaggtccagaaggatgatgacagaggagagggaggctgctttagccgtgtgcagttcctcagagacagcaaggagggcagtttctgttgagtgacctgccttgaaaccagactggtgcggatcgagaaggttgttctgatggagataacaggagagttgtttaaagacagcgcgttcaagtgttttagacaggaatgggaggagagagacaggcctgtagtttataacatcggacgggttgagagtgggtctctttaggagagggtttactcttgcctccttgagactgtttggaaagtgaccagaagttagagaagtatCGAGATGGGTGAGAAactgtagaatatcaggagcgatagtctgaaggcggtttgaggggatagggtccagaggataggtggtagggcgggcagaggtaatgagggtaagaaactcacttggagagagaggggaaaagtaggttagtgtgtgggtgaacgGTGGGACTGGTGACCCAGTGGGACTGGTGACCCAGTGGTGACTAATGGTGCGTCGGAATTCAGTGGCTATTGTTCCATCTGGTATGTTAGGGAGAACGGCACAATGATTCACTGCAGACACTCTCACTAATGATCTGGTACTTGTAGTGTTACTGGCCAACTGACTCCTCCAGTGTGATGTCCATGGCTGACGTAGCTGGGAAATTGTGGTGGGAAATAATGGGTTCACTTCACGCTTAGAGGTTTATTATAAGGAAACTGTTCTTAGGAGTATTCTTTGAAATCTTTTGAAACTATTAACAATAAGATGTATGAATGGTACAATACTAAAGCGTTACCTTTTTGATCCCTTTCCTAAGTGTAATGAAACCTGTTTTACTAATtggaaaaaataaatcaaatcataATCTTAAATGGTAACTATTCAAACCTTCAGTAATGAACCTTTTTTGATACTTCGTGTTATGGACACATTTAAATTGAAATCAAACTGTATTCAAGTTTAACAAAGCCCTGCTTTGTCTTCATAGGAGAATCGTTGCTTTAAGAGCCCTTGTGAAAAAACATAAAGAGCTACCCAGAACGCTTACTGAATCCTACCTGGAGCCCATCAACAAAATATGAAGCTTGATGCAGGGAATTCTAACCTTTATACTCTAAAATCCCTCAAAGACGAGCAATGCCTGTTTGCACAAAGCATGTATCACTAAATTGTGAGCAGATCTAGcagactttttattttacttaaatatTTTTAAAGTATATCATAAAAAATGGAAAATGTTGACCGATACATAAAAGGCAGTCATGTTATTCATATTTCTCCTTGCAGTTTTATCATCTTCAAATCCCAGTGTTTTCTTTAACATATTACTTGAAAGCACAACTGTTTGTTCTTAGGTTATTTATGAAGACATAAACTAGGGCTTATGATGCTGCCACCATTTATTTTCTCCTGTATTTACTGCTTtctatttttgcatacattcatgtGATATTTTCTGCCTTAGGGTCTGGTTAACAAGCATGTGGAACCTCTCTTTTCAGGACCGCCACAGTGTGGAAGAACCTCAGTCCTTTCTGGGGGGAGGAGTACACGCTGCACCTCCCCATGGGCTTCCACTCACTCTCCTTTCATGTCATGGACGAGGACACGATTGGGTAACACTGCCATCCAAAGCTTTATCAAAATGTTCCCATATTTAACCGTTACTCTTCAGTTTGCGAGGAGATTTATGATCCTCCAAGCCATGTCTGTTTGCTTAACTTGGCATGAATGAGCCAGCATTAACCTCATGTACAGTGTAATGTTTTGGGAAAAAAACTCCTAAGCTTTGCATAAACAAACATCATCAGGCAGATGGCCGTCCAGATTGAGTGATTAAAGGTTGTTTTTTTCTCTTCTCCTCTTATGACTGTCAGTACTCTACAGTCTGTCCTCAAATTCACCTCATACAACTTTGATAGTATTTCCAATATCTTCTATCTGATAAGCTCTTGTTTTCCCTACAGCCACGATGATGTTATTGGAAAAATAACGTTGAGCAAAGAAGCCATTGGATCTCAAGCTAAAGGTATGACTTAACATATCTGTATATGGATGGGTGCATGACCCAAGCTTGTAGGTTAAACACACACGGCTTCTGATGACCTGATCAGAGGTCAGATTGATTGAGGAGACATTTTAAAACGGAGACTCTGGGAATCGGTGTCTCAGTGCTTTCTCACACATTTAATGTGATTTGCTTACATTTATATGAGAGTGGGGTTGTGTAAACTTGCAGGCAATAAAATCAGCATTCAAATTGATGCAGAACATATTTGAATGGCTCTCCAGGTGCTTGTCCACATGaactctgtttttttttttaaattgtgaatTACAAACCATCATTTTGTGCAAAAGCCTTCAGCGCTGTGAAATGAGGAAAACAGCCAAAGCATTTCAAATGACTTCAAACACTTTAATGTGCTCTCTCACAGAGGCTCTTGCATTCAAGTAATTAGTCAGTGTTTACCTCAGCATGAACCCTAGCACTTTCTTAAAGACATACGGCATTTAAAATATGGTATGTCgagatgttgttgtttttgtatgaAATAGCTCGAAGTGTTTACCATGGTACGTGTGCTGCATACTGATGCGTCCTCCTGAGAGCCACCTGGCGCGGCCATCACTCGTGTGATTCACTGCTACACTGAGTCAGATACTCCCTCACAGCAATGCTCTCACTGTCCGGCCTTGACATTGTTCCATCCCGTATGTGAGATATTTctgaaataataaaaaagaacATTGAAAGTGACAGGACTGACAAAACAATATCAAATAATTTACAGACCATCAAGGACTGCAAAATGCTCTTTCAAATGTAAGAATCTATATTTTTTTATGGTTTCCTTGTGCATTCAGTTCAGTTCAAGTCGTTCCCTCCATCAACACTCCTGAGTCTTTAAAATGCTCACTTTAGTATTGCATAATCAAAAGAAAGATACAAAATCAGCCACATCAGGGGATTTGAAAGCATAGTAAAATGATGTTATTCACTATTTTGACTTGGCTCTAAAGCAATGGTTGATCAATACATTTTTCAGAacagaaaaaaaactattatttgTTAATAAAAATGTGCATTTTACATGTCCTTAAGACACTTATATCCAAAACGACTTGCATACACTTGCATCCTTAGTTTCTGTGTTTATGATGCTCTCTTCATGTTGTGGGAAGTGTTGTATTAATGAAATCATTCTCCTTGCTCAGGACTAGATTGCTGGCTGAACCTGACGAGGGTGGACCCTGATGAAGAAGTCCAGGGAGAGATCCATCTGAGTCTGGAGCTCCTGAAAGATACGGAGAAGATCAGCCTGCGATGTCAAGTCATTGAAGCCCGGTAACTGTAAAATACTGCCACTGCTGTGATGAAAACAAGCGACAGGCTAAACATCAGAGTAGCATGCGTTTGACCAGAAGGAAAGACTCTGAGCAAGAGCTAATGTAGTTTAATGTTGATGAATAAACTGGTTATCAATCAGAAGTTACATTACTGGAGCTGAAACCTGTTACTGTCATCGCTGCTTCCGTGCTGAAATCTTATCACGATCACCCCGCAGGCCTCCACACTCCGCTCCTGAGTCATACTGCCACTATCACACCCCTCACCGTCCCATCTGTGTGTCCCCGGCTACAATCTCCTCCTCTCAGGCCGGGTGCTAATGAACATGTCAATCAGAGCCCGACACTGTGTTAATCAAACACGCTCAGATGAATGTGAATAGTTTGAAGGAATAAGGTCAAGTGGGAAagctgtttctttttcttttgtcaGTCATTTATGTGGCAGAACATGTTATCTGAGTGTATTGACCTGCTCTGTTGTAATTGGTCTGTTTTTTTTCGCAGAGACTTGGCTCCAAGAGACATTTCTGGAACCTCGGATCCATTTACAAGACTTATTTTCAACAACCACAGTGCAGAGACCTCGGTGAGTTCTACATGTTAGTGTGTTTATAATGTATTGGTTTTAATGGAGCCACATTATCTGCTATTGTAATTGATGGTTATTGGATTGTCATTGCCATTTGATTTCAAACTGGTATTCACATGTAAGGTTGAAAGGTTCTCTAACATCACAACCTGCTGGGATTTAGATTATCAAGAAGACCCGTTTCCCTCACTGGGGGGAGACCCTGGAGCTGGAGTTGGATCCGGAGGAGCTGAGGGAGGAGGGGACGGTCACTGTGGAGGTCTGGGACTGGGACATGGTGGGCAGGAATGACTTCCTAGGAAAGGTGAGACTGCTGTTATTATCATAGTATTGCATAGTCATAGATTTCATATTATGATAACTTCATCGTCTTTCCCATATTATTATTCCGTCTGATATTTTATCCTTGTTTTCCCTTCTTTCCCCAGGTGGAAATTCCTTTTGCTTGTTTGCACAAAACACCTCCATTAGAGGGCTGGTTTCGATTGCTTCCCTTGGGAAACAATGAGGTTGATGCTGGGTGAGAAATATGGGTGTGTTCGTTTGTCCAATGTGGTTTACATTGTATGTTTGTATAACTGAGACTCGAACTGAGCAACAATACGTTTTTTAAAATGCACTCAAGGAAAGTCTTGGTTCCCCCTCTGTGCTTTCtttcatgcattttaaatgAGCTTTCACAGGTGTACAGCCAGGACTCTGACAGCATTTGTCCTTTGAGATAATTTTAGAACAAAGAAAGCTGAGTGAACTGCCAAACTGTCAGAGAGGTTCATTTGAAAATGACTCAGAGTTAGAGGGTTTTTATTGAGTGGAGAACACTGCTGAGTAGAAGATGGATATAGATTTACTTTCACAGCAGTTAAAGAAGTAATGTCAATGCAAGAGCTATTCCATGGCATTATCTGTTAAAGCTATACCTTTTTAAAAGTTTTCTTTAACTCCTTTATATTGTTTCTTACATCGGTAACAATGTTAAAAGATTGTGCCAGACATTTA
Proteins encoded in this region:
- the dgcr6 gene encoding protein DGCR6; amino-acid sequence: MFIHAVKEMDVYPGVTDGDPAKHQERHYYLLSELQTLVKDLPSSFQQRLSYSTLGDLALALIDGTVYEIVQGLLDIQHLTEKNLYTQRQKLHSERQAFKQDLLRKHKDALQTCKSHNLTLLKSNQQAELEALEIRVREEQRVMDKKIVAEMDQKVIDQQNTLEKAGVPGFFITTNPQELTMQMNLLELILKLQQKESQY